In Pseudoalteromonas carrageenovora IAM 12662, the following proteins share a genomic window:
- a CDS encoding MotA/TolQ/ExbB proton channel family protein, which produces MLVLMEIWESIRDFVGTGGQVLYVVAIALFLMWVLMIERYWFLLAEFPRLTKDIVAKWDARQDTTSWYAHRIREAWISEASEKLDQRMLLIKTLVAICPLIGLLGTVTGMIAVFETMATQGTGNARLMASGISMATIPTMAGMVAALSGVFFSSRLEARARMVKAKLVDSMPHH; this is translated from the coding sequence ATGCTAGTCCTGATGGAGATATGGGAATCTATCAGGGATTTTGTTGGCACAGGCGGTCAGGTTTTATACGTGGTCGCGATAGCACTCTTTCTTATGTGGGTTTTAATGATTGAGCGCTATTGGTTCCTACTTGCTGAATTTCCTCGTTTGACGAAGGACATTGTAGCCAAGTGGGATGCCCGCCAAGACACTACGTCTTGGTACGCACACAGAATCCGTGAAGCATGGATTTCTGAAGCGTCTGAAAAATTAGATCAGCGTATGTTGTTGATTAAGACATTAGTAGCTATTTGTCCTTTAATAGGCTTACTTGGTACTGTAACGGGTATGATCGCGGTTTTCGAAACCATGGCAACTCAAGGTACTGGTAATGCACGTTTAATGGCATCAGGTATTTCAATGGCAACAATCCCAACAATGGCTGGAATGGTTGCGGCACTATCTGGAGTTTTCTTTAGCTCACGCCTTGAGGCAAGAGCGAGAATGGTGAAAGCCAAACTTGTAGATAGCATGCCTCATCACTAG
- a CDS encoding DUF3450 domain-containing protein, with protein sequence MSVKIRKSLVATALVGAFAFASSNVIADPLNDVQKAGQQIQKAAVKSQTKIDNVYGQTQELIAEYRSVVDETELMKVYNDHVARLVADQNASIESFDRQIATIDNTKQNVVPLMYRMIDTLEQFIKADVPFNLETRLGRVEKLRDIMASASVTTSEKFRQVLEAYTVETAYSSAVTASQGTLEVDGKNINVDIGRLGRISYVAQSFDLKHAWVWDNNTKEWKKLGDEYLKSVKEVIRMARKQATLELVKLPIFGAE encoded by the coding sequence ATGTCTGTTAAAATCAGAAAGAGTCTTGTAGCAACTGCGTTGGTTGGCGCTTTTGCATTTGCAAGCAGCAATGTGATTGCAGATCCTTTGAATGACGTGCAAAAAGCAGGTCAACAAATTCAAAAGGCTGCTGTTAAGTCTCAAACTAAAATTGACAATGTATATGGTCAAACTCAGGAGCTAATCGCTGAGTACCGTAGCGTTGTTGATGAGACTGAACTTATGAAAGTATACAACGATCACGTAGCACGTTTGGTCGCTGACCAAAACGCTTCTATCGAGTCGTTTGACCGTCAAATCGCTACAATTGACAACACAAAGCAAAACGTTGTGCCTTTGATGTATCGCATGATCGATACGCTTGAGCAATTCATCAAAGCGGACGTTCCATTTAATCTTGAAACGCGTCTTGGACGTGTTGAGAAACTTCGCGACATCATGGCTTCTGCGTCTGTAACGACGTCAGAGAAATTCCGCCAAGTTCTAGAAGCGTACACAGTAGAAACTGCTTACAGTTCAGCTGTAACAGCTTCACAAGGTACTTTAGAAGTTGATGGCAAGAACATTAACGTTGATATCGGTCGTTTAGGTCGTATTTCATACGTAGCACAGTCTTTTGACTTAAAACACGCTTGGGTGTGGGATAACAACACTAAAGAGTGGAAGAAGTTAGGTGATGAATACCTAAAATCAGTTAAAGAAGTGATCCGTATGGCGCGTAAGCAAGCGACACTAGAACTTGTTAAACTACCAATTTTTGGCGCGGAGTAA
- a CDS encoding ExbD/TolR family protein → MARKQRFREEEEAAVDMTPMLDIVFIMLIFFIVTTSFVKEAGIEVNKPKAAQATKQKNANIFIAIRSDGAIWIDKQQVDVERVSAKIESLLAEQPTDVVILQADKEAKHGTVVKVMDQIKATGDNLRISIAGDQ, encoded by the coding sequence ATGGCACGTAAACAACGTTTTCGTGAAGAAGAAGAAGCAGCGGTAGATATGACGCCGATGCTTGACATCGTATTTATCATGCTTATTTTCTTTATCGTAACTACATCGTTCGTTAAAGAGGCTGGTATCGAGGTCAATAAACCTAAAGCGGCTCAAGCTACGAAGCAAAAAAATGCTAACATTTTTATTGCTATACGTAGTGATGGTGCTATCTGGATTGATAAACAGCAGGTTGACGTTGAACGTGTTTCAGCAAAAATCGAAAGTTTATTAGCAGAACAACCTACTGATGTTGTAATTTTGCAAGCTGATAAAGAAGCAAAACACGGCACAGTGGTTAAAGTTATGGACCAGATCAAAGCGACGGGTGATAACCTAAGAATTTCAATAGCTGGAGATCAGTAA
- a CDS encoding tetratricopeptide repeat protein, with product MRNFSKVTALAILMSVSGATLSASVLAAPDYAKIEERKKAKTKIMGERTGKKVIKAFDLYNEEKVDEAIALLREIEPSNDFDKATVNRYLGSMYAQKEKYADAIKYAKQAVAPDVLNFADQEQTLKLLGDLYAGTEKYQEAKKAYVAWMDFTGEEDPTVYTRIAQANYQLEQYRDVFEPADKAIKLQKEPNKGPYQLKLGAYFELKDYANMVKIGEEIVRVWPDDKKAWVSLGKYYLQTEDYSKGLATMEVAYKNGYFENEVEYKVLSNFYSLNEIPFKAAITLEKAVKGDKVKRTKQNVSAIASNYHRSKNLEKAAKYYEEAAKFDEDAELYRKAGSLLLQSEKFSAAVVRLNKALELGSDKKGTIYSDLAEAYYYQGKYKQAYAAITKAMDDPRTRKFAKGWSTYIKDKAARNGVKI from the coding sequence ATGAGAAATTTTTCTAAAGTAACTGCTCTTGCAATTCTTATGTCTGTGTCAGGTGCTACATTAAGTGCATCTGTTTTAGCGGCGCCAGATTACGCAAAGATTGAAGAGCGTAAGAAAGCAAAAACTAAAATCATGGGCGAGCGTACTGGTAAAAAAGTAATTAAAGCATTTGATTTGTACAACGAAGAAAAAGTTGATGAAGCTATTGCTTTGCTTAGAGAGATTGAACCTTCGAATGACTTTGATAAAGCGACCGTAAATCGTTACTTAGGTAGCATGTACGCTCAAAAAGAAAAGTATGCCGATGCGATCAAATACGCTAAGCAAGCAGTTGCGCCTGATGTTTTAAACTTTGCTGACCAAGAACAGACACTAAAGCTGTTAGGTGATTTATACGCCGGTACTGAGAAGTACCAAGAAGCCAAAAAAGCTTATGTAGCTTGGATGGACTTTACAGGTGAAGAAGATCCAACAGTTTATACACGTATCGCTCAAGCTAACTATCAGCTAGAGCAATACCGTGACGTTTTTGAACCAGCTGATAAAGCAATTAAACTTCAAAAAGAGCCTAATAAAGGCCCTTACCAATTAAAACTAGGTGCATACTTTGAGTTAAAAGATTATGCAAACATGGTTAAGATTGGCGAAGAGATTGTTCGTGTGTGGCCAGATGATAAAAAGGCTTGGGTTAGCTTAGGTAAATATTACCTACAAACCGAAGACTATTCTAAAGGTCTAGCAACTATGGAAGTTGCATACAAGAACGGTTACTTTGAAAATGAAGTTGAATATAAAGTTTTATCAAACTTTTACTCTCTAAACGAGATTCCTTTTAAAGCAGCTATAACGTTAGAAAAGGCCGTTAAAGGAGATAAAGTAAAACGTACTAAGCAGAATGTTAGCGCGATTGCGAGTAACTACCATCGCTCTAAGAATCTAGAAAAAGCTGCTAAGTATTACGAAGAAGCTGCTAAATTTGATGAAGATGCTGAGCTTTACCGCAAAGCAGGTTCATTACTTTTACAATCTGAAAAATTCAGTGCTGCTGTTGTTCGTTTGAACAAAGCGTTAGAACTTGGTTCTGACAAAAAAGGTACTATTTATTCAGACTTAGCTGAAGCGTATTACTACCAAGGTAAGTATAAGCAAGCATATGCTGCTATTACTAAAGCTATGGACGACCCACGCACTCGTAAGTTTGCTAAAGGTTGGTCTACTTATATTAAAGATAAAGCCGCTCGCAACGGTGTTAAAATTTAA
- a CDS encoding MotA/TolQ/ExbB proton channel family protein, translating to MKKLFKGFAVAAVLSVSAGTALNAHANTGALDKILEQVKQERISEGKINKQREQEFLSERADKQALLNKAKSQLAAEKARGDSLAKQYAQNENTLAEKEQALQNAQGTLGEMFGVVRRAAQDAIGSIEASLVSAEKPGRAEVLRSLAAAKELPTVRELEELWISLQTEMTESAKVSTFETEVAGLDGNTSMKQVTRIGNFNLVTDEGYLIYSPETKSIQPLGKQPDSYILDGISALEGTSADNYAGVYVDPTRGAILRINTQKKTLMEYYEQGAEVGYIITVLLAVGLLIFLVRFVDLALTTSKIKSQLKNLSTPNTNNPLGRILKVYHDNKTQDVENLELKLDEAILRETPRVEAGINIIKILAAIAPLLGLLGTVIGMILTFQTITLFGTGDPKIMAGNISLALVTTALGLIAALPLILLHSIVAGRSKSVLHILDEQSAGIIATHAEKEKA from the coding sequence ATGAAGAAACTATTTAAAGGTTTTGCTGTTGCAGCAGTACTATCTGTTTCTGCAGGTACCGCGCTTAATGCACACGCAAATACTGGTGCTTTAGATAAAATTCTTGAGCAAGTTAAGCAAGAGCGTATCTCTGAAGGTAAAATCAATAAGCAACGTGAGCAAGAGTTCCTTTCAGAACGTGCTGACAAGCAAGCATTACTTAATAAAGCAAAAAGCCAACTAGCTGCTGAAAAAGCACGTGGTGATAGCTTAGCTAAGCAATATGCACAAAACGAAAATACTTTAGCTGAAAAAGAGCAAGCTCTTCAAAACGCTCAAGGTACACTTGGTGAAATGTTTGGTGTTGTACGTCGTGCAGCTCAAGACGCTATCGGTTCTATCGAAGCTTCACTAGTAAGTGCTGAAAAGCCAGGTCGTGCTGAAGTATTACGTTCATTAGCAGCTGCTAAAGAACTTCCAACAGTTCGTGAACTTGAAGAACTTTGGATTTCACTTCAAACAGAAATGACTGAGTCAGCGAAAGTTTCTACTTTTGAAACTGAAGTTGCTGGTCTTGACGGTAATACTTCAATGAAGCAAGTAACTCGTATCGGTAACTTTAACTTAGTTACAGACGAAGGTTACTTAATCTACTCGCCAGAGACTAAGTCTATTCAGCCTTTAGGTAAACAACCTGATAGCTACATTTTAGACGGTATCTCTGCTCTTGAAGGTACTTCTGCAGATAACTATGCTGGCGTATACGTTGACCCGACTCGTGGTGCAATCTTACGTATCAACACGCAGAAGAAAACGCTTATGGAATACTACGAGCAAGGTGCTGAAGTTGGTTACATCATCACAGTACTATTAGCTGTAGGTCTATTAATCTTCTTAGTACGTTTTGTTGATTTAGCGCTTACTACTTCTAAGATCAAGTCTCAGCTTAAGAACTTGTCTACACCGAATACAAACAACCCACTGGGTCGTATTCTTAAAGTGTACCATGACAACAAGACTCAAGATGTTGAAAACCTTGAACTTAAACTTGATGAAGCTATTTTACGTGAAACTCCACGTGTTGAAGCTGGTATCAACATCATCAAGATTCTTGCTGCAATCGCACCATTACTAGGCCTACTAGGTACTGTAATCGGTATGATCTTAACGTTCCAAACAATCACATTGTTCGGTACAGGTGATCCGAAGATCATGGCAGGTAACATCTCTCTAGCTCTTGTAACTACAGCGCTAGGTCTTATCGCAGCACTACCACTTATCCTACTTCACTCAATTGTTGCAGGTCGTAGTAAGTCGGTATTACATATCCTTGATGAGCAAAGCGCTGGTATCATCGCTACTCACGCGGAGAAGGAGAAAGCCTAA
- a CDS encoding energy transducer TonB has protein sequence MIRFLFSLIAGGAVTFGLFYFMAYLISGGADRNTEQKEQIIVEIMTNPPESKVQERKRVPPPPPPPPKQPPKPQPPQPENNNPNPGAMSFNMGSIDVGSSAGGLSGPGAFGRDGDATPIVRIEPKYPTQAARDGKEGWVQLSFTIDELGGVTDVEVIDADPKRIFDREAKRALRKWKYRPKIIDGKPQKQPGLQVQLDFKLNQGN, from the coding sequence ATGATTCGTTTTCTGTTTTCACTGATTGCAGGTGGGGCAGTTACTTTCGGCTTGTTCTACTTCATGGCTTACCTCATCTCTGGTGGGGCTGACCGTAATACGGAACAAAAAGAGCAGATCATAGTCGAAATAATGACGAATCCGCCTGAATCTAAGGTGCAGGAGAGGAAGCGTGTACCGCCTCCACCTCCGCCACCGCCAAAGCAGCCGCCTAAACCGCAGCCGCCACAGCCGGAAAATAATAATCCTAACCCTGGTGCTATGTCATTTAACATGGGTAGCATTGATGTAGGTAGTTCAGCTGGTGGACTAAGTGGTCCAGGTGCATTTGGACGAGATGGTGATGCGACACCTATCGTTCGTATTGAACCAAAATATCCAACGCAAGCAGCGCGTGATGGTAAAGAAGGTTGGGTTCAACTTTCATTCACAATTGATGAGTTAGGTGGTGTGACCGACGTTGAAGTAATCGACGCTGACCCTAAACGTATCTTTGACCGTGAAGCTAAACGTGCACTGCGTAAGTGGAAATACCGTCCTAAGATCATTGACGGGAAACCACAAAAACAACCAGGTTTACAAGTTCAACTAGACTTTAAACTTAACCAAGGCAACTAA